In Dyadobacter sp. NIV53, a single window of DNA contains:
- a CDS encoding alpha/beta hydrolase — protein MQVEVDTLKIELKTPSSDKRPIYITGNFCKWLPDLEEFRMEKISSDLYSFQFPANLELPYPLEYKYTRGGWDQVELDRYGQPHANRVSVQTEGVIQDFVTRWQSDKSEKSDLLPIIEVLSETFEIPQLNKHRRVHVLLPHDYYEHPDRQYPVLYMTDAQNLFGDGSPYGNWEIDKSLAKLAVEDKANVIIVAIDHGGEERIQEFSPYDNPRLGKGMGMLFLRFLTDTLKPHIDRQYRTKPDRLNTGMGGSSVGGLLGIYAALMFPNVFGRLMIFSPSLWISRRIYFDAIHFFEPFETRIYLYAGGKEGANMIPNVSALQETLQNQGFGYTRVKIKTSIDPKGQHNEKRWSKEFPVALKWLFFE, from the coding sequence ATGCAAGTAGAAGTCGATACATTGAAAATCGAATTAAAAACTCCTTCATCAGACAAACGTCCGATATATATTACAGGAAATTTTTGCAAATGGCTTCCTGATCTTGAAGAATTCAGGATGGAAAAAATTTCATCTGATCTTTATAGTTTTCAATTCCCGGCAAACCTGGAGTTGCCCTATCCCCTTGAATACAAATACACCCGTGGTGGCTGGGATCAGGTTGAACTGGATCGCTACGGACAACCACATGCAAACCGGGTTTCTGTGCAGACAGAAGGCGTTATTCAGGATTTTGTTACAAGGTGGCAGTCGGATAAATCTGAAAAATCTGATTTGCTTCCAATCATTGAGGTTCTTTCTGAAACTTTTGAAATTCCTCAACTGAACAAACATAGAAGGGTTCACGTACTTTTACCACACGATTATTACGAACATCCCGACCGCCAGTATCCTGTCTTATATATGACGGATGCCCAGAATCTTTTTGGTGATGGTTCGCCTTATGGAAACTGGGAAATTGATAAAAGTCTGGCAAAACTGGCTGTTGAGGATAAGGCCAATGTTATTATTGTGGCAATCGACCATGGTGGCGAGGAACGCATACAGGAATTTTCTCCTTACGATAACCCACGGCTTGGTAAAGGGATGGGTATGTTATTCTTACGATTTTTGACAGATACACTAAAACCCCATATCGACCGGCAATATCGTACCAAACCAGACAGGCTGAACACGGGCATGGGCGGAAGTTCTGTTGGTGGTTTGCTTGGTATTTATGCGGCACTTATGTTCCCGAATGTGTTTGGCCGGCTTATGATTTTTTCTCCTTCACTCTGGATTTCCAGGCGTATATATTTTGACGCCATTCACTTTTTTGAACCATTTGAAACGCGTATCTATCTTTATGCAGGTGGAAAAGAAGGTGCCAATATGATTCCTAATGTAAGTGCCTTACAGGAAACCCTTCAAAATCAGGGATTTGGATATACCCGGGTGAAAATTAAAACTTCTATTGATCCGAAAGGGCAGCACAATGAGAAACGCTGGAGTAAGGAATTTCCGGTGGCTTTGAAATGGTTGTTCTTCGAGTGA
- the greA gene encoding transcription elongation factor GreA, which yields MAKISYYTEEGLNKLKNELNDMKTKGRTAIAAQIAEARDKGDLSENAEYDAAKDAQGMHEMKIAKLEEIMSTARVIDESSIDNSQVAILSVVKIKNRKTGMEVAYTLVSEEEADLKTGKISIGSPIGKGLLGKKVGETAEIKVPAGLMEFEVLDISRFG from the coding sequence ATGGCTAAAATTTCATACTATACGGAAGAAGGATTAAATAAGCTGAAGAATGAGCTGAATGATATGAAAACAAAGGGCCGCACCGCTATCGCTGCACAAATTGCAGAAGCACGTGATAAAGGTGATTTGAGCGAAAATGCAGAATATGATGCGGCTAAGGATGCACAGGGAATGCACGAAATGAAAATAGCGAAGCTGGAAGAAATTATGTCTACGGCGCGTGTCATTGATGAATCTTCGATAGATAATTCCCAGGTTGCCATTCTTTCTGTTGTAAAGATTAAAAACCGTAAAACCGGAATGGAAGTCGCTTATACACTGGTTTCCGAAGAAGAGGCGGATTTAAAAACGGGGAAAATTTCAATTGGATCTCCGATTGGAAAAGGCTTATTGGGTAAAAAAGTAGGGGAAACTGCTGAAATTAAGGTTCCTGCCGGTTTGATGGAATTTGAAGTACTTGATATAAGCCGTTTTGGTTGA
- the hslU gene encoding ATP-dependent protease ATPase subunit HslU, with protein sequence MTEHLNRLTPRQIVFELDQYIIGQNDAKRNVAIALRNRWRRMNSPEDIQKEIIPNNILMIGATGVGKTEIARRLAKIADAPFVKVEASKFTEVGYVGRDVESMVRDLVEQAVGMVRTQKKEEVKIKAEQAVEDIILDALIPPIHGSGKVRSENVSVNDNTVPEDDGELNQRTRERFREKIRSGELDSRKIEIEVQQNQAPNVGMIGGAVDDVSMMNIQEMIGNMMPRRGKKRKVTVGEAKKMLLDEEASKLIDMDEVKSEAIQRAENLGIIFIDEIDKVASSRSGGGSGPDVSREGVQRDLLPIVEGSAVNTKHGVINTDHILFVAAGAFHVAKPSDLIPELQGRFPIRVELNSLTESDFYQILKTPKNALTKQYEAMMQSEGVELEFEDGALREIARIAFEVNSEVENIGARRLQTVMSLLLNDFMFDIPDKIGADSHIIVTADLVSEKLSHLIKNRDLSQYIL encoded by the coding sequence ATGACTGAACACTTAAACCGCCTAACTCCACGCCAAATCGTTTTTGAACTGGATCAATACATCATCGGACAAAATGACGCAAAACGCAATGTCGCTATTGCATTAAGAAACAGGTGGAGGAGAATGAATAGTCCTGAGGATATACAAAAAGAAATTATTCCTAATAATATATTAATGATTGGGGCAACGGGTGTGGGTAAAACCGAAATTGCCCGTCGTCTTGCTAAAATTGCAGATGCTCCTTTTGTAAAAGTGGAAGCTTCTAAATTTACCGAAGTTGGTTATGTAGGCCGTGATGTGGAGAGTATGGTGCGTGATCTGGTGGAACAGGCAGTAGGAATGGTAAGGACGCAAAAGAAAGAAGAAGTAAAAATTAAAGCTGAACAGGCTGTTGAAGATATTATACTGGATGCTCTGATTCCACCGATACATGGCTCCGGCAAAGTACGCTCTGAAAATGTATCCGTAAATGATAACACGGTTCCGGAAGATGATGGCGAACTGAATCAGCGTACCCGGGAGCGTTTTCGTGAAAAAATCAGGAGCGGTGAATTGGATAGCCGTAAAATAGAAATTGAAGTACAGCAGAACCAGGCTCCAAATGTAGGAATGATCGGTGGTGCTGTGGATGATGTTTCCATGATGAATATCCAGGAAATGATTGGTAACATGATGCCGAGGCGTGGTAAAAAACGTAAAGTAACAGTAGGGGAGGCAAAAAAAATGTTGCTGGACGAAGAAGCATCCAAACTGATTGATATGGACGAGGTGAAGTCTGAGGCCATTCAAAGAGCTGAAAATCTGGGAATTATTTTTATTGATGAAATTGATAAGGTAGCTTCAAGCCGTTCTGGTGGAGGTAGCGGGCCGGATGTAAGCCGTGAAGGTGTTCAGCGCGATCTGCTTCCTATTGTAGAAGGCAGCGCAGTAAATACCAAACATGGTGTGATCAATACCGATCATATTCTTTTCGTTGCGGCAGGAGCTTTCCATGTTGCAAAACCCTCAGATCTTATTCCTGAATTACAGGGACGTTTCCCGATTCGTGTTGAACTGAACAGCCTTACGGAATCCGATTTTTATCAGATTTTGAAAACACCGAAAAATGCATTAACCAAGCAGTATGAAGCGATGATGCAGTCGGAAGGTGTAGAGCTTGAATTTGAAGATGGTGCCCTTCGCGAAATTGCAAGAATTGCTTTTGAAGTAAATAGTGAAGTTGAAAATATTGGTGCCCGTCGTTTGCAAACAGTGATGAGCTTGTTACTTAACGATTTTATGTTTGACATTCCTGACAAAATCGGGGCCGATTCCCATATTATTGTCACTGCTGATCTGGTAAGTGAAAAACTATCGCATCTGATCAAAAACAGGGATCTAAGTCAATACATTCTGTAA
- a CDS encoding LytTR family DNA-binding domain-containing protein, with the protein MSELPVNSFFRVHKSFIINLNAITAINYIHVMIDDIEIPITADNRNELLKRIKTFS; encoded by the coding sequence ATTAGCGAACTACCTGTCAACTCATTTTTCAGGGTACATAAATCTTTCATAATTAATTTGAATGCCATTACAGCTATCAATTATATTCATGTAATGATCGACGATATTGAGATTCCGATTACCGCAGATAATCGTAATGAGCTTTTGAAGAGAATTAAAACTTTCTCCTGA
- the fmt gene encoding methionyl-tRNA formyltransferase gives MSKRLRIIFMGTPEFAVPSLRSLVESNSNVVAVITVPDKPSGRGQKYTMSPVKAYAQEHGIPVLQPEKLKNPKFLEELRSYKADIQVVVAFRMLPEVVWSMPTHGTFNLHGSLLPQYRGAAPINWAVINGETETGVTTFFIEKEIDTGKIIYKEKEPIHPDDDAGSVYERLMYKGAKLVVKTVEAIENGEYPQEDQDEPVVVRSAPKIFRETCEIDWNKTAEEIHNFVRGLSPYPAAWTTLNGLSCKIFKTSVISEDETLADNVSSGEPLQPGEFKTDNKSYLYFRTSDTWISIEILQLEGKKRMEIGDFLRGTKLLHA, from the coding sequence ATGTCAAAAAGACTAAGAATCATTTTTATGGGAACGCCCGAATTTGCAGTCCCAAGTTTAAGAAGTCTGGTTGAAAGCAATTCTAATGTAGTTGCCGTAATTACTGTTCCGGACAAGCCATCAGGAAGAGGCCAGAAGTACACCATGTCACCCGTAAAAGCTTATGCCCAAGAGCATGGTATTCCCGTTTTGCAACCTGAAAAGCTGAAAAATCCTAAATTTCTTGAAGAGTTAAGATCCTATAAGGCCGATATTCAGGTAGTTGTTGCATTTCGGATGCTGCCCGAAGTAGTATGGAGTATGCCGACGCATGGAACATTCAACTTGCATGGTTCATTATTGCCCCAATATCGTGGTGCCGCGCCAATAAACTGGGCTGTAATCAATGGCGAAACAGAAACCGGTGTAACTACCTTTTTTATTGAAAAAGAAATAGATACAGGTAAAATAATATATAAGGAAAAAGAACCTATACATCCGGACGATGATGCCGGAAGTGTTTATGAACGGCTTATGTATAAAGGTGCAAAACTGGTAGTAAAAACTGTGGAAGCTATCGAAAACGGAGAATATCCGCAGGAAGATCAGGATGAGCCTGTTGTTGTAAGATCAGCACCAAAAATATTTCGTGAAACGTGTGAGATCGACTGGAACAAAACGGCAGAAGAAATACATAATTTCGTAAGAGGCTTGTCACCTTATCCCGCAGCCTGGACAACTTTAAACGGCCTTTCCTGCAAAATTTTCAAGACTTCGGTGATAAGTGAAGACGAAACGCTGGCCGATAACGTTTCATCAGGCGAACCGTTACAACCAGGAGAATTTAAAACCGACAACAAATCTTATTTGTATTTCCGTACATCCGATACATGGATTTCAATAGAGATTTTACAATTGGAAGGTAAAAAACGAATGGAAATCGGGGATTTTTTAAGAGGAACGAAGTTGTTACATGCCTGA
- a CDS encoding exo-beta-N-acetylmuramidase NamZ domain-containing protein, with translation MKKYLIVSCLLASFSLLNSNCASSSSGKNPSVGYADSLNIGTKTNYADKKLITGADQVTEYLGYLKGKKVGILINQTSIIGNTPIVDSLVALGVNIVRIFGPEHGFRGTASNGDKVGDSVDPKTGISAISLYGKQKKPTKEQMADLDLMIFDLQDVGTRFYTYINTLGHVMEACAENNKEMLILDRPNPNGFLIDGPILEDHLHSGIGMYKIPISHGLTIAEFAQMINGEGWLPNKMQCKLKIIKVANYDHNATYVLPVMPSPNLNTQQAIMLYPDICLFEGTIISLGRGTYMPFTVLGAPLLKGKYKFSFTPQSIKGMSETPLHQNVECYGLDLRKYDISSLRKNKQLNLKWLIELYNAYPEKERFFDMSQSKQMGDINKLSGTENLKKQIIAGVSENEIRKSWEPGLSEYKTMRMKYLLYK, from the coding sequence ATGAAAAAATATCTCATAGTATCATGTCTTCTGGCTTCGTTCAGCCTGCTCAACAGCAATTGTGCCAGCTCGTCTTCCGGGAAAAATCCGTCAGTTGGTTATGCTGATTCTTTGAACATTGGAACAAAAACTAACTACGCAGACAAAAAATTAATCACTGGCGCCGATCAGGTTACAGAATATCTCGGCTATCTGAAAGGAAAAAAAGTAGGAATCCTGATCAATCAGACGTCCATTATTGGTAATACACCCATTGTAGACAGCCTGGTAGCGCTTGGTGTAAATATTGTCAGGATTTTCGGACCGGAGCATGGTTTCAGAGGTACAGCAAGTAATGGTGATAAAGTAGGGGACAGCGTAGATCCGAAAACCGGGATCTCTGCGATTTCATTATATGGCAAACAAAAAAAACCGACGAAAGAACAAATGGCTGATCTGGATCTGATGATCTTTGATCTTCAGGATGTTGGCACCCGGTTTTATACTTATATCAATACGCTGGGGCATGTAATGGAAGCTTGTGCAGAAAATAATAAGGAAATGTTAATTCTTGACCGCCCGAACCCAAACGGTTTTCTTATTGACGGTCCTATTCTGGAAGACCATCTTCATTCAGGAATAGGTATGTACAAAATCCCGATTTCTCATGGTTTGACCATTGCAGAGTTTGCACAAATGATCAATGGCGAAGGCTGGCTGCCGAATAAAATGCAGTGTAAATTGAAGATAATCAAGGTAGCTAATTACGATCATAATGCGACTTATGTCTTGCCAGTAATGCCATCTCCAAACCTTAATACGCAACAGGCAATCATGCTGTATCCTGATATCTGTCTATTTGAAGGTACAATTATTAGTTTGGGAAGAGGGACTTATATGCCTTTTACAGTTTTGGGTGCGCCTTTATTGAAAGGCAAATATAAGTTTTCATTTACACCCCAAAGTATAAAAGGAATGAGCGAGACGCCATTACACCAGAATGTAGAATGTTATGGACTGGATCTGAGAAAATATGATATTTCAAGTCTTCGTAAGAACAAGCAACTCAACCTGAAATGGCTGATTGAATTGTACAATGCATATCCTGAAAAAGAGAGGTTTTTCGATATGAGCCAGAGTAAACAAATGGGAGATATCAATAAACTGTCAGGAACTGAAAATTTAAAAAAACAGATTATTGCCGGTGTTTCCGAAAATGAAATCCGCAAAAGCTGGGAGCCGGGATTGTCAGAATATAAAACAATGAGAATGAAATATTTACTATATAAGTAA
- a CDS encoding dihydrofolate reductase, with amino-acid sequence MLVSIIVAVAENGVIGKDNQLIWRLPDDLKRFKKLTTSHPIIMGRKTFDSIGKPLPGRTSIVVTRNQDFKMDGIVIVHSFEEALKEAGKLDTNEVFVIGGGELYKMALSVADRLYITEVKTTIEGDTFFRITEPGQWTESERTAHEADERHPFTFNFVDYVRKLD; translated from the coding sequence ATGTTAGTCTCAATAATAGTAGCAGTAGCCGAAAACGGCGTAATTGGCAAAGACAACCAGTTGATCTGGCGTTTACCTGATGACCTGAAACGGTTTAAAAAATTAACAACCAGCCATCCGATCATTATGGGACGGAAAACTTTTGATTCTATTGGAAAGCCTTTACCTGGTCGTACCTCGATTGTTGTAACACGGAATCAGGACTTTAAAATGGATGGAATTGTCATTGTACATTCTTTTGAAGAGGCATTGAAAGAAGCAGGCAAACTGGATACAAATGAAGTTTTTGTTATTGGCGGAGGTGAATTATACAAAATGGCATTATCCGTTGCTGACCGGCTTTACATAACTGAAGTAAAAACAACTATAGAAGGTGATACTTTTTTTAGAATAACAGAACCTGGCCAATGGACAGAATCAGAACGTACTGCTCATGAGGCAGATGAACGTCATCCATTTACATTTAACTTCGTTGATTACGTTAGAAAACTGGATTAA
- a CDS encoding T9SS type A sorting domain-containing protein: MKRFYTSSISVLCLLISFIGISNSNAQCSLPPLAETTTCSGIATDNANLNPGDVKCVSGSQISNVNLNGGTLIISGTVQVNNININSGNILITSTGVASLPGSNYNGNVNIINYGSLTYRGDVILQNSNNHIFNASTTSTIDMGSSSLNFSSSSSDLVNLGSVSLGQLTLNSNNGGICMGNGSKLKIVSLINNRDNMISVPEGTACLSHSGFAQMNNKLSNTASLIICPGSGSSFSNPGGNGGYNMATVNEVGCTECASPVPDKTTSPLPVNLGAFWATSVNEGIKLNWRTSSETNNDYFVIERSINAISFEAISQEISGQHSSNVSLDYNFTDSKPYSKVNYYRLKQVDTDGTVNYSRIIAASFSDQLAFISVYPNPVTDFVQVNLKNADPETTLQINILDQSGATMSSRSVSGDHITDPISLKNLNTGIYFVKVTSNGQGTVFRIVKK; encoded by the coding sequence ATGAAAAGATTTTATACCTCGTCTATCAGTGTTTTGTGCTTACTTATTTCATTCATTGGAATTTCTAATTCAAACGCACAGTGCTCTCTTCCGCCTCTGGCTGAAACAACTACCTGTTCGGGTATTGCTACCGATAATGCCAATTTAAACCCTGGTGACGTTAAATGTGTTTCCGGAAGCCAGATTTCCAATGTAAATCTCAATGGTGGAACCCTTATTATTTCCGGAACTGTACAGGTCAACAACATCAATATCAACTCTGGAAATATTTTGATTACAAGTACCGGTGTTGCTTCGTTGCCCGGAAGTAATTACAACGGGAATGTAAATATTATTAATTATGGCTCACTAACTTACCGGGGCGATGTAATCCTACAAAATAGTAATAATCATATTTTCAATGCGTCAACAACTTCAACAATTGACATGGGGTCATCAAGCCTGAATTTCAGCAGCAGCTCTTCTGATCTGGTGAATTTAGGATCGGTATCATTAGGACAACTTACATTGAACTCTAATAATGGAGGGATTTGCATGGGAAATGGATCTAAATTGAAAATTGTCAGCCTTATCAACAACCGCGATAATATGATTTCTGTACCCGAAGGCACTGCCTGCCTGAGCCATTCGGGTTTTGCTCAAATGAACAATAAATTAAGCAACACAGCAAGCCTTATCATATGTCCTGGTTCCGGTTCCTCATTCAGCAATCCTGGTGGTAATGGTGGTTATAACATGGCTACTGTTAATGAAGTTGGATGTACCGAATGTGCTTCTCCGGTTCCTGACAAAACAACTTCACCATTACCTGTTAACCTTGGTGCTTTCTGGGCAACTTCGGTCAATGAAGGAATAAAATTAAACTGGCGTACTTCGAGCGAAACCAATAACGATTATTTTGTTATTGAAAGGAGCATTAATGCAATAAGTTTTGAGGCCATCAGTCAGGAAATCAGCGGCCAACACAGCTCAAATGTTTCTCTGGATTATAATTTTACAGATTCCAAACCTTACAGTAAAGTAAATTACTATCGCCTTAAACAGGTTGATACAGATGGAACTGTTAATTATTCAAGAATTATTGCAGCTTCATTCAGCGATCAGCTGGCATTTATCAGTGTTTATCCGAATCCTGTAACCGACTTTGTCCAGGTCAACCTTAAAAATGCTGATCCGGAAACAACTCTGCAAATTAATATCTTAGATCAATCCGGGGCAACCATGTCTTCGCGTTCTGTAAGCGGCGATCATATTACAGATCCTATTTCATTGAAAAATCTCAATACAGGTATCTACTTCGTAAAAGTTACAAGTAATGGCCAGGGAACTGTTTTCAGGATCGTGAAAAAATAA
- a CDS encoding phosphotransferase enzyme family protein, producing the protein MIFPTQYSMLSTEALKSYLEEAYGLNNLGCKLLIHNVSDTYLLAGVDDKYIFKLYRDSHRKLDEIKAEVELLNILKENGAKISYPVTDLKGGQIQSFNAAEGIRNGVLFSFAEGKPTHDYYDSRLQTIGREMAHIHNITADIELQNPRKVYDVRTTLIQPLEYIKSEFTELPEEYAWLQSTTEKVVEKIRHFDLSKFSYGYCHYDFLPHNFHFDEHDNITFFDFDFAGKGLLANDMMTFYVHFFFQVMLKKQSQEEADKNFQTFISAYRQVRAVSEEELAAIPYLGFAFWVFFLEFYQLHFEDWSNTFYNLRFKKERMGWIRNWVEWYCRF; encoded by the coding sequence ATGATATTTCCAACACAGTATTCCATGCTTTCTACGGAAGCATTAAAAAGTTATTTGGAGGAAGCTTACGGTTTAAATAACCTGGGTTGTAAGCTGCTGATCCATAATGTGAGCGATACTTATTTGCTTGCTGGCGTTGATGATAAATACATTTTTAAGCTGTACAGGGATTCACACCGGAAGTTGGATGAAATCAAAGCAGAGGTTGAATTACTCAATATATTAAAAGAAAATGGTGCAAAAATTTCTTATCCAGTTACCGATCTGAAAGGCGGGCAAATCCAGTCTTTCAATGCAGCGGAAGGAATAAGGAACGGTGTTTTATTTAGTTTTGCTGAAGGGAAACCGACTCACGATTATTACGACAGCCGGCTGCAAACCATTGGCAGAGAAATGGCCCATATCCATAATATTACCGCAGATATTGAACTGCAAAATCCAAGAAAGGTTTATGACGTCCGGACAACTTTAATCCAGCCACTGGAATATATAAAATCAGAATTCACTGAACTACCCGAGGAATATGCCTGGCTGCAAAGTACAACAGAAAAGGTTGTTGAAAAGATTAGGCATTTCGATCTTTCAAAATTCAGTTACGGCTATTGCCATTATGATTTCCTGCCTCACAACTTCCATTTCGATGAACATGATAACATTACTTTCTTCGATTTTGACTTCGCAGGTAAAGGATTGTTGGCCAACGATATGATGACCTTTTATGTGCATTTCTTTTTTCAGGTTATGTTAAAAAAACAATCACAGGAAGAAGCAGATAAAAATTTTCAGACATTTATCAGCGCATACCGGCAAGTTCGTGCCGTATCAGAAGAGGAACTTGCAGCTATACCCTATCTGGGTTTTGCATTCTGGGTATTCTTTCTGGAATTTTACCAGCTGCACTTTGAAGACTGGTCGAATACTTTTTATAACCTTAGATTTAAGAAAGAACGAATGGGCTGGATTCGTAACTGGGTGGAGTGGTATTGTAGGTTTTAA
- a CDS encoding PA0069 family radical SAM protein, with protein sequence MERARGRGAGINTHNKFHKQEIEYTSEDWQQWEDPETNPKTQFIEEQSKTILSVSNSPDLPNYNSINPYRGCEHGCVYCYARNSHEYWGFSAGLDFETKIMVKKNAPQLLEKLFNSKNWKPATIFFSGNTDCYQPGEKKYRLTRQMLEICLKYRNPVSILTKNSLILRDIDILDKMAKLNLVHAAVSITSLNEELRGALEPRTVTGKRRLQVLKTLHEAGIPMGVMTAPIIPGLNDHEIPAIIQAASENGAAWAAYTVVRLNGSISNLFEEWIEHHFPDKAAKVLNQIKECHGGKVNDSRFGLRMSGEGKYAEHIRQLHSLACRKYFKDRVITELDTSLFMRGGQMSLF encoded by the coding sequence ATGGAAAGGGCAAGAGGACGTGGAGCGGGAATCAACACCCATAATAAATTCCATAAGCAGGAAATAGAATATACCTCGGAAGACTGGCAGCAGTGGGAAGATCCTGAAACAAATCCCAAAACACAATTTATTGAAGAGCAGTCGAAGACGATACTTAGCGTTTCCAATAGTCCTGACCTGCCAAATTACAATTCCATTAATCCCTACCGCGGTTGTGAGCATGGCTGTGTATATTGCTATGCGCGCAATTCACATGAATACTGGGGTTTCTCGGCCGGGCTGGATTTCGAGACTAAAATCATGGTTAAGAAAAATGCACCTCAGCTTCTGGAAAAACTTTTTAATTCTAAAAACTGGAAGCCGGCAACAATTTTCTTTTCAGGTAATACAGATTGTTATCAACCCGGTGAAAAAAAGTACAGGCTTACCCGGCAGATGCTGGAAATTTGTTTGAAATATAGAAACCCTGTTAGTATTCTGACTAAAAACTCCCTGATTTTAAGAGATATTGATATCCTGGACAAGATGGCAAAGCTGAATTTGGTACATGCAGCCGTGTCCATCACATCTTTAAATGAAGAATTACGGGGAGCACTCGAACCGCGGACCGTTACGGGAAAACGCCGTTTACAAGTATTAAAAACTTTGCATGAAGCAGGAATTCCTATGGGTGTAATGACGGCACCGATTATTCCGGGACTGAATGACCATGAAATACCGGCTATTATTCAGGCAGCTTCGGAAAATGGTGCAGCGTGGGCTGCCTATACCGTTGTAAGGTTAAATGGTTCAATTTCAAATCTTTTTGAAGAATGGATAGAACATCATTTTCCTGATAAAGCTGCTAAAGTTTTAAACCAGATCAAGGAATGCCATGGTGGTAAGGTCAATGATTCACGTTTTGGATTACGAATGAGTGGCGAGGGAAAATATGCCGAACATATCAGACAGCTTCATAGTCTTGCATGCCGCAAATATTTTAAAGATAGAGTGATAACAGAACTGGATACTTCGCTTTTTATGAGAGGCGGGCAGATGAGTTTGTTCTAA
- a CDS encoding M42 family metallopeptidase has product MADQSTEFLYKYLNNASPTGFESTGQQIWLDYIKPYIEEQIIDVYGTAVGVIGPGQDYKVVIEAHSDEISWFVNYISDDGYIHVRRNGGSDAAIAPSMRVNLHTSKGVVKGVFGWPAIHVRDTAKDQVPKVHELFIDVGAAKKDEVLEMGIHVGTVATFADGFDELNERYYVGRALDNRMGGFMIAEVARMLFENNIQLPFTLYVVNAVQEEIGLRGAEMISRRLKPDLAIVTDVTHDTQSPMYNKKEQGDLKSGNGPVICYGPAVQNNLRDLLIRVADEKKIPFQRQAVSRSTGTDTDSFAYSTEGIASALISLPLKYMHTTVEMVHKEDVKNVIQLMYDVLLSLNGDEDFRYLK; this is encoded by the coding sequence ATGGCAGATCAAAGCACAGAATTTCTTTATAAATATTTAAATAATGCATCTCCTACTGGCTTTGAGTCGACGGGACAGCAAATATGGCTGGACTATATTAAGCCGTATATTGAAGAACAGATCATTGATGTTTATGGAACGGCAGTAGGCGTTATTGGCCCGGGCCAGGATTATAAAGTAGTGATTGAAGCACATTCAGACGAAATTTCATGGTTTGTAAATTACATATCAGACGATGGATATATCCACGTTCGCCGAAATGGAGGGTCTGATGCGGCTATTGCACCTTCCATGCGTGTAAATTTGCATACTTCCAAAGGTGTAGTTAAAGGTGTTTTCGGCTGGCCTGCAATCCATGTTCGGGATACTGCAAAGGATCAGGTCCCAAAAGTCCATGAATTATTTATAGACGTAGGTGCTGCCAAAAAGGATGAAGTGCTGGAAATGGGAATTCATGTTGGAACCGTGGCAACATTTGCTGATGGTTTTGATGAATTGAACGAACGTTACTATGTTGGCCGGGCACTCGATAACCGGATGGGCGGATTTATGATTGCAGAGGTAGCACGTATGTTGTTTGAAAATAATATTCAGCTTCCTTTTACATTATATGTAGTAAATGCGGTTCAGGAAGAAATCGGATTGCGCGGAGCTGAAATGATTTCCCGGAGGTTAAAACCGGATCTGGCTATTGTTACAGATGTAACACACGATACGCAGTCGCCGATGTACAACAAAAAAGAACAGGGTGATCTGAAAAGCGGGAACGGACCGGTTATCTGTTATGGCCCTGCTGTGCAGAATAATCTGCGTGACTTGCTGATCAGAGTTGCAGACGAGAAAAAGATTCCTTTTCAACGTCAGGCTGTGAGCCGTTCTACTGGTACAGATACGGATTCGTTTGCTTATTCAACAGAAGGAATTGCATCTGCACTAATCTCTCTTCCTTTAAAATACATGCATACAACCGTTGAAATGGTGCATAAAGAGGATGTGAAAAATGTAATTCAATTGATGTATGATGTGCTTCTTTCGCTAAACGGTGATGAAGATTTCAGGTATTTGAAGTAG